The following are encoded in a window of Pagrus major chromosome 14, Pma_NU_1.0 genomic DNA:
- the LOC141008499 gene encoding ras-related protein Rap-1b has product MREYKLVVLGSGGVGKSALTVQFVQGIFVEKYDPTIEDSYRKQVEVDGQQCMLEILDTAGTEQFTAMRDLYMKNGQGFALVYSITAQSTFNDLQDLREQILRVKDTEDVPMILVGNKCDLEVERVVAKESGIGLARQWNSCAFLETSAKSKINVNEIFYDLVRQINRKSPVPGKTRKKSTCQLL; this is encoded by the exons aTGCGTGAATACAAACTGGTTGTTTTAGGATCAGGAGGAGTCGGCAAGTCAGCTCTG actGTCCAGTTTGTTCAGGGGATCTTCGTAGAGAAGTACGACCCGACGATAGAGGATTCCTACAGGAAG caaGTCGAGGTCGATGGACAGCAGTGTATGTTGGAGATCCTGGACACAGCAGGAACA GAGCAGTTCACAGCGATGAGAGACCTGTACATGAAGAACGGTCAGGGCTTCGCTCTGGTTTACTCCATCACGGCTCAGTCCACCTTCAACGACCTCCAGGACCTCAGAGAGCAGATCCTCAGAGTGAAGGACACCGAGGAC GTTCCGATGATCCTGGTCGGAAATAAGTGCGACCTGGAGGTGGAGCGTGTGGTGGCCAAAGAGTCCGGCATCGGCCTCGCCCGCCAGTGGAACTCCTGCGCCTTCCTGGAGACCTCGGCCAAGAGCAAGATCAACGTGAACGag atcTTCTATGACCTTGTGCGACAGATTAACAGGAAGAGTCCAGTTCCTGGGAAAACTCGCAAAAAGTCCACCTGTCAACTTCTCTAA